One segment of bacterium DNA contains the following:
- a CDS encoding rhodanese-like domain-containing protein — MKWFHRILCVSIVGAASFIFIGWSPGNAGTRTDEHGLSQSAFEQMSAAGDAYLSQPNSPKKISAQELWAEMNDADTTQPYIISVRHFGDDSARGHIPGAVHWDYTSLTNPANRGLLPANKKIVVYCYAGQTSSLVTAYLNLMGYDAYNLKWGMSGWTTDTSVVGVGGAWYALRRSPEGIETTPHELTRTYPFPNPVCKASDLKGMITERFDAYFRAGYKSKIADWTMVRERMHDADSTNDYFIISYMPRGQYNAGHIAGAYCIEPGTLGENESLRYLPPDKPILVSCSSGHASGQVCMYLRMLGYDAWTLRFGANALTDNSAILGPNNTWVPPQKLSYPVEKGAIERH, encoded by the coding sequence ATGAAGTGGTTCCATCGCATCCTGTGCGTTTCGATAGTGGGCGCGGCATCGTTTATATTTATCGGCTGGTCGCCAGGTAATGCCGGGACGCGGACAGACGAACACGGTCTTTCACAGAGCGCTTTTGAGCAGATGTCGGCAGCCGGTGATGCCTACCTCAGTCAACCGAACTCTCCCAAGAAGATCTCCGCGCAAGAGCTTTGGGCCGAGATGAACGATGCGGACACCACACAGCCGTATATTATCAGCGTCCGCCACTTTGGAGATGATTCGGCGCGCGGGCACATTCCGGGGGCTGTCCATTGGGACTATACATCGCTGACGAACCCCGCCAATCGCGGTTTGCTGCCGGCGAACAAGAAGATCGTGGTCTATTGCTATGCGGGGCAGACATCGAGTCTGGTCACCGCCTATCTGAATTTGATGGGCTACGACGCTTACAATCTGAAATGGGGGATGAGCGGTTGGACGACCGACACTTCGGTCGTCGGAGTCGGTGGAGCCTGGTATGCCTTGCGTCGAAGTCCTGAAGGCATTGAAACCACGCCGCACGAATTAACCAGGACATATCCGTTTCCCAATCCGGTTTGCAAAGCGTCTGATCTGAAGGGCATGATCACGGAGCGTTTCGACGCGTATTTCCGCGCGGGATATAAGTCGAAGATCGCGGATTGGACGATGGTTCGCGAGAGGATGCACGATGCGGACTCGACGAACGACTATTTCATCATCAGCTACATGCCGCGTGGTCAATACAATGCCGGGCATATCGCCGGAGCCTATTGCATCGAACCGGGCACGCTCGGTGAAAATGAAAGCCTTCGCTACCTGCCGCCGGATAAGCCGATTCTTGTTTCGTGCAGCAGCGGCCACGCTTCCGGGCAAGTCTGTATGTACCTCCGCATGCTGGGCTATGACGCCTGGACGCTCCGCTTCGGAGCCAATGCGTTAACGGATAATAGCGCGATTCTGGGTCCGAACAATACGTGGGTTCCACCCCAGAAGCTTAGTTATCCGGTTGAAAAGGGCGCCATCGAGCGTCACTGA
- a CDS encoding HepT-like ribonuclease domain-containing protein: MLPERDIGYRVDIETALRKAQTYAAGQTWEDLLSNELLQHTLIRMLTIIGEAATKLSKEAKQTVTGVSWEDVTGMRHRLVHEYFRVNLAVVWETVRHDLPDLLAAIQPFIPAQHEPSNG, encoded by the coding sequence ATGCTGCCTGAACGGGATATTGGCTACCGGGTAGACATCGAAACCGCGCTCCGCAAGGCACAGACTTATGCTGCCGGGCAGACGTGGGAAGATCTGCTGTCCAACGAACTCTTGCAGCACACGCTGATCCGGATGCTGACCATTATTGGCGAGGCTGCCACCAAACTATCGAAGGAAGCCAAACAAACGGTGACCGGAGTGTCTTGGGAAGACGTCACGGGAATGCGGCACCGTTTAGTCCACGAGTATTTCCGGGTGAACCTGGCCGTAGTTTGGGAGACCGTTCGGCACGACTTGCCTGATTTGTTGGCAGCGATCCAGCCCTTCATTCCCGCCCAACACGAGCCTTCAAACGGTTAG
- a CDS encoding nucleotidyltransferase domain-containing protein, whose translation MAPQIPLDNERIAQFCQRWGIVELSLFGSVVRPDFRPDSDIDVLVAFAPTVRYGLFALSRMQRELTSILGREADIVERSEVEMSENFIRRNSVLQSVLRVYAA comes from the coding sequence ATGGCACCTCAAATCCCTCTGGATAACGAACGTATCGCCCAATTCTGCCAGCGTTGGGGAATTGTGGAACTGAGCCTGTTCGGCTCTGTTGTTCGCCCGGACTTCCGCCCCGATAGCGACATAGACGTCCTGGTTGCATTCGCGCCGACGGTCCGTTATGGGCTCTTTGCGTTGTCTCGCATGCAGCGCGAATTGACCTCCATTCTGGGTCGGGAAGCGGACATCGTCGAACGCAGCGAAGTGGAGATGAGTGAGAATTTCATCCGGCGCAATAGCGTGTTGCAGTCAGTTCTGAGGGTGTATGCTGCCTGA
- a CDS encoding chemotaxis protein CheB — MNQTHRGKKPGTQRREHAMTQPSPEAADGHESGPSFVVGIGGSAGGLEAFSSFFEAMPPDTGMAFVVIQHMDPDRKGVIAQLLQKHTPMPVTQATDGLRTQPNQVYVIPPNCDLSILRGTLHLMEMIEPRGQRLPVDYFFRQLAADAGDRAIGVIMSGMGTDGTQGMRSLKEHFGLVVVQDPQSAKYDSMPRSAIATDLVDFVAPPPELAARIADYSRRSVHLPIPEHPAIVTGGDPLQKVFVLLRNRTGHDFTLYKRNTIDRRLARRMGIHRIDDLAHYVRYLQENNAELDLLSKELLIGVTQFFRDPEAFTALKERLLSRLTANGPEGSPFRAWVAGCSTGEEAYSVAITVQECQAALPAGADMNCQIFATDLDKVAIENARRGLFPPNILADLSEERLQRFFRREGDNYGVRKNIRDKIVFAPQDVIMHPPFTKLDLICCRNLLIYLVPELQQRLLSMFHYALNPGGLLFLGSAETIGARADLFATLDSKWRIYERRATSSARRSLPEMPVVPAIRASERSYPNSVLLREKEMAPDPVGRLLAELYAPPSVVVTPQGDVVFVHGRTGKYLELPAGKTNMNLYAMAREGLRLELNRAVRQAAVQPEEIRVELADFEVDGHPQPVTIIVRRIDQLQTMQGLVLITFEDPSSLVGAATATRRRRRRLKGKDSEAETSLKKELEQTSDLLQSTMEQMASVQEELTSTNEEMQSANEELQSTNEELATTNAELESKVSELSVAHDDLTNLMNSAEIATIFVDGGFHIKRFTAEVTHLVNLIPADVGRPLSHVMTNLVNCDLDERAREVVRTLVHREEHVESKDGRWYLLRIHPYRTRNDVIAGAVLTFTDITTIKQLERSLRDSEQGAQEAMTYAENIVATVREPLLILDSTFRVVSANRSYYQFFRAAPEETEGRLLSEIGGGQWHNRLLEQQLETVLPGHTEITGFVLDFDSAPTGRRKLILNARRVRNKHLSQDLILLAMEAKDENGAS, encoded by the coding sequence ATGAATCAGACCCATCGCGGCAAGAAGCCGGGCACCCAGCGCAGAGAGCACGCCATGACGCAGCCGTCGCCGGAGGCTGCGGACGGACACGAAAGCGGGCCTTCCTTTGTGGTGGGAATCGGCGGCTCCGCAGGGGGACTGGAGGCCTTCAGCAGCTTCTTTGAGGCCATGCCCCCGGACACAGGTATGGCCTTTGTGGTGATTCAGCATATGGATCCGGACCGCAAGGGGGTTATAGCGCAATTGCTGCAGAAGCACACCCCCATGCCGGTAACGCAGGCGACAGACGGATTGAGGACTCAGCCGAATCAGGTGTACGTGATTCCGCCGAACTGTGACTTATCCATCTTGCGCGGAACGCTGCACTTGATGGAGATGATCGAGCCTCGGGGGCAACGCCTGCCGGTCGACTATTTCTTTCGCCAGCTCGCCGCCGACGCCGGGGACCGGGCCATCGGCGTGATCATGTCGGGGATGGGGACCGATGGGACGCAGGGGATGCGTTCGCTCAAAGAGCACTTCGGACTGGTGGTCGTGCAGGACCCGCAATCGGCAAAATACGACAGCATGCCGCGCAGCGCCATTGCCACGGACCTGGTGGACTTTGTCGCTCCGCCACCGGAACTGGCGGCCCGGATCGCGGATTACAGCCGCCGGTCTGTGCATCTTCCTATCCCGGAGCATCCCGCGATTGTCACGGGCGGTGATCCCTTGCAGAAGGTGTTCGTGCTGCTGCGGAACCGGACTGGCCATGACTTCACGCTCTACAAGCGCAATACGATCGATCGCCGTCTGGCAAGACGGATGGGGATCCATCGCATTGACGATCTGGCGCATTATGTCCGCTATCTGCAGGAAAATAATGCGGAGCTGGATCTGCTGAGTAAAGAACTCCTGATCGGTGTCACCCAATTCTTCCGCGATCCCGAGGCCTTTACTGCGTTGAAAGAACGACTGCTTTCGCGGCTCACGGCGAACGGTCCCGAGGGCTCGCCGTTCCGTGCCTGGGTCGCCGGCTGCTCTACCGGCGAGGAAGCCTACTCGGTAGCCATCACTGTGCAGGAATGCCAGGCGGCTCTCCCTGCAGGCGCCGACATGAACTGTCAGATCTTTGCGACGGACCTGGACAAGGTTGCCATTGAAAACGCGCGGCGGGGACTGTTCCCCCCCAATATTCTGGCGGATCTGTCCGAAGAACGGCTGCAGCGGTTCTTCCGGCGGGAAGGCGACAATTACGGAGTGCGCAAGAACATACGGGACAAGATCGTGTTCGCGCCGCAGGATGTCATCATGCATCCGCCGTTTACCAAGCTGGACCTGATCTGTTGCCGGAACCTGCTGATCTATCTGGTTCCGGAATTGCAGCAGCGGCTGCTGTCCATGTTCCATTACGCGCTGAATCCCGGCGGCCTGCTGTTTCTGGGTTCGGCGGAAACCATCGGCGCGCGGGCGGACCTGTTTGCAACACTCGACTCCAAGTGGCGTATTTATGAGCGCAGGGCTACGTCGTCCGCGCGGCGTTCGCTGCCCGAGATGCCGGTTGTGCCCGCGATCCGCGCGAGCGAACGATCCTATCCCAATTCCGTTCTGCTGCGGGAAAAAGAGATGGCCCCTGATCCTGTCGGTCGACTGCTGGCGGAACTCTACGCTCCGCCGTCGGTCGTAGTGACCCCTCAGGGAGACGTGGTGTTCGTGCATGGCCGCACCGGCAAGTACCTCGAGCTGCCCGCCGGAAAGACCAACATGAATCTTTATGCCATGGCTCGTGAAGGGCTGCGGCTGGAGTTGAACCGGGCGGTGCGGCAAGCGGCCGTACAGCCCGAGGAGATCAGGGTCGAACTGGCAGATTTCGAAGTGGATGGCCACCCCCAGCCGGTGACGATTATTGTCCGGCGCATTGACCAGCTGCAGACCATGCAAGGCTTGGTGCTGATCACTTTTGAAGACCCCTCGAGCCTGGTCGGCGCCGCAACCGCAACACGCCGGCGACGGCGCCGCCTGAAGGGGAAGGACTCGGAAGCGGAAACGTCGCTGAAAAAGGAACTTGAACAGACCAGTGACCTGCTGCAGAGCACGATGGAGCAGATGGCCAGCGTGCAGGAGGAATTGACCTCCACCAATGAGGAAATGCAGTCCGCGAATGAAGAGCTGCAGAGCACGAATGAAGAACTGGCGACGACCAATGCGGAGCTGGAAAGCAAGGTTTCGGAATTGTCCGTGGCCCATGACGACCTGACCAACCTTATGAACAGCGCGGAGATCGCCACGATCTTTGTGGATGGCGGTTTCCATATCAAACGCTTTACCGCCGAGGTCACTCACCTGGTGAACCTGATTCCGGCGGACGTCGGACGTCCCCTGTCGCATGTGATGACCAATCTGGTGAACTGCGACCTTGACGAACGGGCCCGCGAAGTGGTGCGCACTCTGGTGCACCGGGAGGAACATGTCGAATCCAAGGACGGCCGCTGGTACCTTCTGCGCATTCATCCCTACCGCACACGAAATGATGTGATCGCCGGCGCGGTGCTCACCTTCACGGACATTACGACGATCAAGCAGTTGGAGCGCTCTCTAAGAGACAGTGAGCAGGGGGCGCAGGAGGCCATGACCTATGCGGAGAATATCGTTGCCACGGTCCGCGAGCCGCTGCTTATCCTCGATAGTACGTTCCGGGTCGTCTCGGCAAACCGGTCTTACTATCAGTTCTTCAGAGCAGCGCCGGAAGAAACGGAAGGCAGGCTGTTGTCCGAAATCGGCGGGGGACAGTGGCATAACCGGCTGCTCGAGCAGCAACTCGAAACCGTGCTGCCAGGTCACACGGAGATTACCGGATTTGTTTTGGATTTTGACTCCGCGCCGACAGGACGAAGGAAGCTGATTCTGAATGCGCGCCGTGTCCGTAATAAGCACCTCAGTCAGGACTTGATTCTGCTGGCGATGGAAGCGAAGGACGAAAACGGAGCCAGTTGA
- a CDS encoding PAS domain S-box protein encodes MRKKDKEPTSQDRRKQAETLLTARVAEGGQSAAITPEEALRLVHELQVHQIELEMQNEELRRAEEELRLSRDRYSSLYDFAPVGYVTLDAQGAMVKANLMIARMLGVERGRLLDQTLARYVAADARSAFEAYIQAARQSEVRVPLDATLVRADGTTFPVHMDGLALEVPDGPPQLRLSISDVSVLQATMDALRQSEEHFRTLVQHIPDVTWTVDERGRLTYISPNVERLTGFTAAEILESKPDFWEERIEPADLDAALQAFQGLAKGRDIYEVEYRFRHKSGEQIWIQSRSVRTFEVNGKQRTDGILSDVTIRKRVEEALHQAARDVERQSLERATQIRQLEQQRDAMTEEVTAGRVAATVIHEINNPLAGILNSFRLIRKGISPDHPYYQFLELINRELERLAQLVRKMYGYGQPVTEVNAQCDPNRVLDDVLMVMAADVESRRIKVRVDVSSKATVKISESALKQVLYNLYTNALKASQEGSEIGFAIQQSGGMVHIAVQDHGSGIPAHILPHIFDSFTDGIAARREKGMHVGLSTSRTLVEGANGTLELSTAEGKGTTVVVQLPAAQTVEQQP; translated from the coding sequence GTGCGTAAGAAAGACAAAGAACCCACGTCACAGGATCGGCGTAAGCAGGCCGAAACCCTACTCACCGCAAGAGTCGCGGAGGGGGGGCAGAGTGCGGCCATCACGCCGGAAGAAGCGTTGCGGCTGGTGCACGAACTCCAGGTCCATCAGATTGAACTGGAGATGCAGAACGAAGAGTTGCGGCGCGCCGAAGAGGAACTCAGACTGTCACGCGACCGCTATTCCAGTCTGTATGACTTTGCTCCTGTTGGCTATGTGACCTTGGATGCGCAGGGCGCGATGGTCAAGGCCAATTTGATGATCGCGCGAATGCTGGGGGTTGAACGCGGCAGGCTGTTGGACCAGACACTGGCGCGCTATGTGGCTGCGGACGCGAGGAGCGCTTTCGAGGCGTATATACAGGCGGCCCGCCAGTCGGAGGTCCGGGTTCCGCTGGATGCGACACTGGTGCGTGCCGACGGCACGACCTTTCCGGTGCATATGGATGGCCTCGCCCTTGAAGTCCCAGACGGCCCGCCGCAACTGCGGCTCAGTATCAGCGACGTCAGCGTCCTGCAGGCCACGATGGACGCGCTGCGGCAGAGTGAAGAGCATTTTCGCACGCTCGTACAGCATATTCCGGATGTGACATGGACGGTGGATGAGCGCGGGCGGCTCACCTATATCAGTCCGAATGTGGAGCGGCTGACGGGCTTTACGGCAGCCGAGATTTTGGAGAGCAAGCCCGATTTCTGGGAAGAGCGCATTGAGCCTGCGGATCTGGACGCGGCTCTGCAGGCGTTTCAGGGACTGGCGAAGGGCAGGGATATCTACGAAGTCGAATACCGCTTCCGGCACAAGAGCGGCGAGCAGATCTGGATTCAGAGCCGCAGTGTGCGCACCTTTGAAGTGAACGGGAAGCAGCGCACGGACGGCATTCTTAGCGACGTGACGATCCGCAAGCGGGTGGAAGAGGCGCTGCACCAGGCTGCACGGGACGTCGAGCGGCAATCGCTGGAGCGGGCGACGCAAATCCGGCAACTCGAGCAGCAGCGGGACGCCATGACGGAAGAGGTCACCGCCGGGCGGGTCGCCGCAACAGTGATTCACGAAATCAACAACCCCCTGGCCGGCATTCTGAATTCCTTCCGCCTGATTCGGAAAGGAATATCACCGGACCATCCCTATTACCAGTTTCTCGAGCTGATTAACCGCGAACTGGAGCGGCTGGCCCAGTTAGTGCGGAAGATGTACGGCTACGGACAACCCGTAACCGAGGTGAACGCGCAGTGCGATCCCAACCGGGTGCTCGATGACGTCCTGATGGTCATGGCGGCGGATGTGGAGTCCCGCCGCATCAAAGTGCGGGTGGACGTTTCCTCCAAGGCCACAGTGAAGATAAGCGAGAGCGCCTTGAAGCAAGTGTTGTATAACCTGTACACCAACGCGCTCAAGGCGTCACAGGAGGGAAGCGAAATCGGATTTGCCATTCAGCAGTCGGGAGGTATGGTCCACATTGCGGTTCAGGATCATGGCAGCGGCATCCCGGCCCACATTCTGCCGCACATTTTTGATTCCTTCACCGATGGTATAGCAGCCCGCCGGGAGAAGGGAATGCATGTCGGGTTGTCCACCTCGCGCACACTGGTCGAGGGGGCAAACGGAACACTCGAACTGAGCACTGCGGAAGGAAAGGGAACGACCGTCGTGGTGCAACTTCCCGCCGCCCAAACCGTGGAACAGCAACCATGA